A region of the Bdellovibrionota bacterium genome:
TCAAACTTTTCTTCAGCAAGATCATCGGGAGATCGACGAGATCTTTATGGCGCTTCGCCGAGAGATCCGGATGGTGACCGACGGAAGGCCCTTCTTGGTTGAATCGCTGCGCAGCCAGTTCCAGATGTTCGATAAACGCCTCGAGCGACATATCCATTGGGAGGAGGATCTTCTTTTCCCGGCGGTCGAGGAGACCAGGCCGGATCTTAAGGAAGGGCCCGGCTACGTGATGCGGCTGGAACACGAGGATATTCGGAGGCTCAAGGCGTCCGCAAATCAGAGACTTTCGAATCCGGAACCAAAGGTCGAAGCGCTGAAGAGCGCGGCGAGCGATCTGGAAGAGATGTTCTCGATCCTCAAGGATCACAATATGAAAGAGGAACACGTCTACTATCCCATGGCCGACGAACTATTTTCCGCTTCAAAGACGGGTGAACTGATGAAGCGATTTCGTGCGTCCTAAGGAACTTTCGCTTAGGTTCAGGACATGTACGCCAAGGTCATCGGAAAATTCGGGCTCCTTTTGGCTCTGGTCGCCACGCTGAACGGCTGCCTGATCTTTACGTACCGCGTGAAACCGCCCGAGGCCTGGGATGCAAAACCGACTCCGCCGACCCGCCCGGAAAAAATGTTTTACTCCGTGGGATCGTTCGGGGGCTTGACGTTCGGGGGGTACGACGAGCTGCGTGCCATGATGGCGAAAAACTCGATCTTTCCTCAAACCGAAGCGGTCACCGCGACACCGTCCAAAGGTCTGTACGTAAGAGTCGATGTCGAACAACACGACCCTTCGATCGGATCGTTGGTCTGGGGATATATTGCACTCTCATTTCTCTTGATCCCGCCGGCCTATTCCGGGAGCAGCGGCTTTATCGTCCGATATCAGGTTTACCGGGACGCACAGCCGGTGAAACTTTATGAATACGAGATCCGGCGAAAAGGTCTCGGCTGGATCGTTCTCTTGCCGTTCGCGTGGGTCAACTTCCTTACGTACGATGAGGAAGACGCTTTTCGCGTGGTGACGAATCAGTTTTTCCAAGACGGAATTCGAGACGGCTTTCTGGCCGCAAAGAATCTCTGACTGAATTCGTTTCGGGGCATTCCGCCCGCTCCGAACGCTCCCTCGGTCGCGCGCTACCAAACTACTTGCGATTTCACAAAGGTTATGGGGGAATAATCGGCTCGTATGCCCGCAAAAAAGCCGGAAAACGCCATTACCCCCACCCGCGAGGAGGATTATCCCGAGTGGTA
Encoded here:
- a CDS encoding hemerythrin domain-containing protein, yielding MEATSETGRIQTFLQQDHREIDEIFMALRREIRMVTDGRPFLVESLRSQFQMFDKRLERHIHWEEDLLFPAVEETRPDLKEGPGYVMRLEHEDIRRLKASANQRLSNPEPKVEALKSAASDLEEMFSILKDHNMKEEHVYYPMADELFSASKTGELMKRFRAS